One Homo sapiens chromosome 1 genomic patch of type NOVEL, GRCh38.p14 PATCHES HSCHR1_4_CTG3 genomic window carries:
- the ZNF436 gene encoding zinc finger protein 436 isoform 2 (isoform 2 is encoded by transcript variant 3) produces MAMYLTREEWRPLDAAQRDLYRDVMQENYGNVVSLDFEIRSENEVNPKQEISEDVQFGTTSERPAENAEENPESEEGFESGDRSERQWGDLTAEEWVSYPLQPVTDLLVHKEVHTGIRYHICSHCGKAFSQISDLNRHQKTHTGDRPYKCYECGKGFSRSSHLIQHQRTHTGERPYDCNECGKSFGRSSHLIQHQTIHTGEKPHKCNECGKSFCRLSHLIQHQRTHSGEKPYECEECGKSFSRSSHLAQHQRTHTGEKPYECNECGRGFSERSDLIKHYRVHTGERPYKCDECGKNFSQNSDLVRHRRAHTGEKPYHCNECGENFSRISHLVQHQRTHTGEKPYECNACGKSFSRSSHLITHQKIHTGEKPYECNECWRSFGERSDLIKHQRTHTGEKPYECVQCGKGFTQSSNLITHQRVHTGEKPYECTECEKSFSRSSALIKHKRVHTD; encoded by the coding sequence attttGAGATCAGGAGTGAGAACGAGGTAAATCCCAAGCAAGAGATTAGTGAAGATGTACAATTTGGGACTACATCTGAAAGACCTGCTGAGAATGCTGAGGAAAATCCTGAAAGTGAAGAGGGCTTTGAAAGCGGAGATAGGTCAGAAAGACAATGGGGAGATTTAACAGCAGAAGAGTGGGTAAGCTATCCTCTCCAACCAGTCACTGATCTACTTGTCCACAAAGAAGTCCACACAGGCATCCGCTATCATATATGTTCTCATTGTGGAAAGGCCTTCAGTCAGATCTCAGACCTTAATCGACATCAGAAGACCCACACTGGAGACAGACCCTATAAATGTTATGAATGTGGAAAAGGCTTCAGTCGCAGCTCACACCTTATTCAGCATCAAAGAACACATACTGGGGAGAGGCCTTATGACTGTAACGAGTGTGGGAAAAGTTTTGGAAGAAGTTCTCACCTGATTCAGCATCAGACaatccacactggagagaagcctcaCAAATGTAATGAGTGTGGAAAAAGTTTCTGCCGTCTCTCTCACCTAATCCAACACCAAAGGACCCACAGtggtgagaaaccctatgagtGTGAGGAGTGTGGGAAAAGCTTCAGCCGGAGCTCTCACCTAGCTCAGCACCAGAGGACCCACACGGGtgagaaaccttatgaatgtaacGAATGTGGCCGAGGCTTCAGTGAGAGATCTGATCTCATCAAACACTATCGAGTCCACACAGGGGAGAGGCCCTACAAGTGTGATGAGTGTGGGAAGAATTTCAGTCAGAACTCCGACCTTGTGCGTCATCGCAGAGCCCACACGGGAGAGAAGCCATACCACTGTAACGAATGTGGGGAAAATTTCAGCCGCATCTCACACTTGGTTCAGCACCAgagaactcacactggagagaagccatATGAATGCAATGCTTGTGGGAAAAGCTTCAGCCGGAGCTCTCATCTCATCACACACCAgaaaattcacactggagagaagccttatgAGTGTAATGAGTGTTGGCGAAGCTTTGGTGAAAGGTCAGATCTAATTAAACATCAGAGAACCCACACAGGGGAGAAGCCCTACGAGTGTGTGCAGTGTGGGAAAGGTTTCACCCAGAGCTCCAACCTCATCACACATCAAAGAGTTCACACgggagagaaaccttatgaatgtacCGAATGTGAGAAGAGTTTCAGCAGGAGCTCAGCTCTTATTAAACATAAGAGAGTTCATACGGACTAA